In the genome of Bombus affinis isolate iyBomAffi1 chromosome 7, iyBomAffi1.2, whole genome shotgun sequence, one region contains:
- the LOC126918801 gene encoding serine/threonine-protein kinase PLK4 isoform X2 — translation MTRRPVMPSLSGVFGEQIEDYEVLNLLGKGGFASVYRAKCLRSGIEVAIKMIDKKLMQAAGMVDRVGQEIAIHSKLKNPAILELYTVFQDANYVYLVLELCHNGELQRYLKMQGSRALSEAQAGHIISQVVQGLLYLHSYQILHRDMSLSNLLLTKDMQVKIADFGLATQLTRPDEKHLTMCGTPNYISPEIATRSSHGLEADVWSLGCMLYTLLVGKPPFDTDAVKSTLTRVVMADYIMPAHLSDNAKDLIDKLLKKNPKDRIRLRDIPKHPFITNIKKNKLYNEKNNMNKGLLGDGIVDSGVGRTLSSYGKPRMRCRSEERISSTPIMSSALGPMFSAKSDPSSEPVVRMHSQRTNGINYRAKEYPVLTGIPLVPQSKVFSQCELYTSSNGYQEIDKHKYDKHRKKEKAENCSESTENGGKLSVSPLSSKRLQPVRHKTKTAILTILDNGEVCVEFIKRRNGMEKISEVCRISSDGLRIILYKPTSLTNIGNLPLPLPTRGADSIYSYENLPAHHHKKYIYASRFIKLVKAKTPKLTMYTERSKCQFMENGPHPNCEIHFYDGVKIERVDGIVKIMERSDGSTYVEESTLTSLETATGYSCFPILIGRKPNAALSDSPCLRGKENVSQATNNAPVMPSFDASSVISTVASRSRKMNSIRNIGNSFCKVSIPGIGTATKLSSGDIHVDYRDGSTLTVSPQSNGNDIIYKGNNGMVIKYNQNYQQNVEVPHIVKEKLCHLPGVIKYFAQPKSKNIR, via the exons ATGACTCGAAGGCCGGTAATGCCATCGCTATCGGGGGTTTTTGGTGAACAAATAGAG GACTACGAAGTATTAAACTTACTTGGGAAAGGGGGTTTTGCTAGTGTATATAGAGCAAAATGTTTGCGCAGTGGTATAGAAGTCGCAATAAAAATG ATCGACAAAAAATTGATGCAAGCTGCTGGGATGGTGGATAGAGTGGGTCAAGAAATAGCAATTCATTCGAAATTAAAGAACCCAGCTATTCTTGAACTGTACACAGTTTTCCAAGATGCTAATTATGTTTATTTGGTATTAGAATTGTGTCATAATGGAGAACTTCAACGTTATCTTAAAATGCAAGGCTCTCGTGCATTGTCTGAAGCACAAGCTGGTCATATAATTAGTCAAGTAGTGCAAGGATTATTATATTTACACTCATACCAGATACTTCACAGAGATATGTCTTTGTCGAATTTGCTTCTGACTAAGGACATGCAAGTG AAAATAGCAGATTTTGGTCTAGCTACCCAATTAACAAGGCCTGATGAAAAACACTTAACCATGTGTGGTACTCCTAATTATATATCACCTGAG ATAGCAACAAGGTCATCACATGGTTTGGAAGCAGATGTATGGAGTTTAGGATGCATGCTATATACTCTATTAGTTGGCAAACCTCCATTTGATACAGATGCTGTTAAAAGCACTTTAACACGTGTGGTGATGGCTGATTATATCATGCCAGCTCATTTATCGGATAATGCTAAAGACCTAATAGAtaagttattaaaaaaaaatccaaAAGATAGAATCCGCTTGCGTGATATTCCGAAACATCCGTTTATcactaatataaaaaaaaataaattatacaac GAAAAGAATAATATGAACAAAGGATTATTGGGAGATGGTATCGTTGATTCAGGGGTTGGAAGAACATTATCTTCATATGGAAAGCCAAGAATGCGTTGTAGGTCGGAAGAGAGAATATCATCAACGCCCATTATGTCTAGTGCCCTTGGACCTATGTTTAGCGCGAAAAGTGATCCTTCATCTGAGCCTGTTGTAAGAATGCATTCACAAAGAACAAATGGTATAAATTATCGCGCTAAAGAATATCCCGTATTAACTGGAATACCATTAGTACCACAAAGTAAAGTTTTCTCACAATGTGAGCTCTATACCAGTTCCAATGGATATCAAGAAATTGACAAACACAAGTATGATAAAcataggaagaaagaaaaagctgAAAACTGTTCTGAAAGTACagaaaacggtggaaaattaTCAGTCTCACCTTTGTCATCTAAAAGATTGCAACCTGTGAGACATAAGACAAAAACTGCAATTCTTACTATTCTAGATAATGGCGAAGTTTGCGTCGAGTTTATTAAACGTAGAAATGGCATG GAAAAAATAAGTGAAGTGTGTCGAATATCGAGTGATGGTTTAAGAATTATTCTCTACAAACCAACATCATTAACGAATATTGGTAATTTACCACTCCCTTTACCGACTCGTGGGGCAGATAGCATTTATTCATACGAAAATTTACCTGCTCATCATCATAAAAAGTACATATATGCTTCTCGTTTCATAAAACTTGTAAAAGCAAAAACTCCGAAATTAACGATGTACACTGAACGATCAAAATGTCAATTTATGGAAAATGGACCACATCCAAATTGTGAAATTCACTTTTATGATGGCGTAaag ATTGAACGTGTTGATGGTATTGTAAAAATAATGGAAAGGAGTGACGGTTCCACTTATGTCGAGG AGTCTACTTTAACATCTTTAGAAACAGCTACAGGATATTCCTGCTTTCCTATTCTTATTGGACGTAAGCCTAATGCGGCTTTAAGTGATTCTCCTTGTTTACGAGGAAAAGAGAATGTTTCACAAGCAACGAACAATGCACCTGTC ATGCCGTCTTTTGATGCTAGTTCTGTTATTTCGACGGTAGCATCGCGGTCACGAAAAATGAATTCTATACGAAATATTGGTAATAGTTTTTGTAAAGTATCGATTCCAGGTATAGGTACTGCGACAAAATTATCTTCTGGAGATATTCATGTTGATTACAGAGATGGTTCTACTTTAACT gtaAGTCCTCAGAGCAATGGCAATGATATAATCTATAAAGGTAATAATGGTatggttataaaatataatcagaaTTATCAACAAAACGTGGAAGTACCACATAttgttaaagaaaaattatgCCACCTACCTGGAGTTATTAAATACTTTGCTCAACCGAAGAGTAAGAACATCCGGTAG
- the LOC126918801 gene encoding serine/threonine-protein kinase PLK4 isoform X3, with the protein MTRRPVMPSLSGVFGEQIEDYEVLNLLGKGGFASVYRAKCLRSGIEVAIKMIDKKLMQAAGMVDRVGQEIAIHSKLKNPAILELYTVFQDANYVYLVLELCHNGELQRYLKMQGSRALSEAQAGHIISQVVQGLLYLHSYQILHRDMSLSNLLLTKDMQVKIADFGLATQLTRPDEKHLTMCGTPNYISPEIATRSSHGLEADVWSLGCMLYTLLVGKPPFDTDAVKSTLTRVVMADYIMPAHLSDNAKDLIDKLLKKNPKDRIRLRDIPKHPFITNIKKNKLYNEKNNMNKGLLGDGIVDSGVGRTLSSYGKPRMRCRSEERISSTPIMSSALGPMFSAKSDPSSEPVVRMHSQRTNGINYRAKEYPVLTGIPLVPQSKVFSQCELYTSSNGYQEIDKHKYDKHRKKEKAENCSESTENGGKLSVSPLSSKRLQPVRHKTKTAILTILDNGEVCVEFIKRRNGMEKISEVCRISSDGLRIILYKPTSLTNIGNLPLPLPTRGADSIYSYENLPAHHHKKYIYASRFIKLVKAKTPKLTMYTERSKCQFMENGPHPNCEIHFYDGVKIERVDGIVKIMERSDGSTYVEETATGYSCFPILIGRKPNAALSDSPCLRGKENVSQATNNAPVMPSFDASSVISTVASRSRKMNSIRNIGNSFCKVSIPGIGTATKLSSGDIHVDYRDGSTLTVSPQSNGNDIIYKGNNGMVIKYNQNYQQNVEVPHIVKEKLCHLPGVIKYFAQPKSKNIR; encoded by the exons ATGACTCGAAGGCCGGTAATGCCATCGCTATCGGGGGTTTTTGGTGAACAAATAGAG GACTACGAAGTATTAAACTTACTTGGGAAAGGGGGTTTTGCTAGTGTATATAGAGCAAAATGTTTGCGCAGTGGTATAGAAGTCGCAATAAAAATG ATCGACAAAAAATTGATGCAAGCTGCTGGGATGGTGGATAGAGTGGGTCAAGAAATAGCAATTCATTCGAAATTAAAGAACCCAGCTATTCTTGAACTGTACACAGTTTTCCAAGATGCTAATTATGTTTATTTGGTATTAGAATTGTGTCATAATGGAGAACTTCAACGTTATCTTAAAATGCAAGGCTCTCGTGCATTGTCTGAAGCACAAGCTGGTCATATAATTAGTCAAGTAGTGCAAGGATTATTATATTTACACTCATACCAGATACTTCACAGAGATATGTCTTTGTCGAATTTGCTTCTGACTAAGGACATGCAAGTG AAAATAGCAGATTTTGGTCTAGCTACCCAATTAACAAGGCCTGATGAAAAACACTTAACCATGTGTGGTACTCCTAATTATATATCACCTGAG ATAGCAACAAGGTCATCACATGGTTTGGAAGCAGATGTATGGAGTTTAGGATGCATGCTATATACTCTATTAGTTGGCAAACCTCCATTTGATACAGATGCTGTTAAAAGCACTTTAACACGTGTGGTGATGGCTGATTATATCATGCCAGCTCATTTATCGGATAATGCTAAAGACCTAATAGAtaagttattaaaaaaaaatccaaAAGATAGAATCCGCTTGCGTGATATTCCGAAACATCCGTTTATcactaatataaaaaaaaataaattatacaac GAAAAGAATAATATGAACAAAGGATTATTGGGAGATGGTATCGTTGATTCAGGGGTTGGAAGAACATTATCTTCATATGGAAAGCCAAGAATGCGTTGTAGGTCGGAAGAGAGAATATCATCAACGCCCATTATGTCTAGTGCCCTTGGACCTATGTTTAGCGCGAAAAGTGATCCTTCATCTGAGCCTGTTGTAAGAATGCATTCACAAAGAACAAATGGTATAAATTATCGCGCTAAAGAATATCCCGTATTAACTGGAATACCATTAGTACCACAAAGTAAAGTTTTCTCACAATGTGAGCTCTATACCAGTTCCAATGGATATCAAGAAATTGACAAACACAAGTATGATAAAcataggaagaaagaaaaagctgAAAACTGTTCTGAAAGTACagaaaacggtggaaaattaTCAGTCTCACCTTTGTCATCTAAAAGATTGCAACCTGTGAGACATAAGACAAAAACTGCAATTCTTACTATTCTAGATAATGGCGAAGTTTGCGTCGAGTTTATTAAACGTAGAAATGGCATG GAAAAAATAAGTGAAGTGTGTCGAATATCGAGTGATGGTTTAAGAATTATTCTCTACAAACCAACATCATTAACGAATATTGGTAATTTACCACTCCCTTTACCGACTCGTGGGGCAGATAGCATTTATTCATACGAAAATTTACCTGCTCATCATCATAAAAAGTACATATATGCTTCTCGTTTCATAAAACTTGTAAAAGCAAAAACTCCGAAATTAACGATGTACACTGAACGATCAAAATGTCAATTTATGGAAAATGGACCACATCCAAATTGTGAAATTCACTTTTATGATGGCGTAaag ATTGAACGTGTTGATGGTATTGTAAAAATAATGGAAAGGAGTGACGGTTCCACTTATGTCGAGG AAACAGCTACAGGATATTCCTGCTTTCCTATTCTTATTGGACGTAAGCCTAATGCGGCTTTAAGTGATTCTCCTTGTTTACGAGGAAAAGAGAATGTTTCACAAGCAACGAACAATGCACCTGTC ATGCCGTCTTTTGATGCTAGTTCTGTTATTTCGACGGTAGCATCGCGGTCACGAAAAATGAATTCTATACGAAATATTGGTAATAGTTTTTGTAAAGTATCGATTCCAGGTATAGGTACTGCGACAAAATTATCTTCTGGAGATATTCATGTTGATTACAGAGATGGTTCTACTTTAACT gtaAGTCCTCAGAGCAATGGCAATGATATAATCTATAAAGGTAATAATGGTatggttataaaatataatcagaaTTATCAACAAAACGTGGAAGTACCACATAttgttaaagaaaaattatgCCACCTACCTGGAGTTATTAAATACTTTGCTCAACCGAAGAGTAAGAACATCCGGTAG
- the LOC126918801 gene encoding serine/threonine-protein kinase PLK4 isoform X1, which produces MTRRPVMPSLSGVFGEQIEDYEVLNLLGKGGFASVYRAKCLRSGIEVAIKMIDKKLMQAAGMVDRVGQEIAIHSKLKNPAILELYTVFQDANYVYLVLELCHNGELQRYLKMQGSRALSEAQAGHIISQVVQGLLYLHSYQILHRDMSLSNLLLTKDMQVKIADFGLATQLTRPDEKHLTMCGTPNYISPEIATRSSHGLEADVWSLGCMLYTLLVGKPPFDTDAVKSTLTRVVMADYIMPAHLSDNAKDLIDKLLKKNPKDRIRLRDIPKHPFITNIKKNKLYNEKNNMNKGLLGDGIVDSGVGRTLSSYGKPRMRCRSEERISSTPIMSSALGPMFSAKSDPSSEPVVRMHSQRTNGINYRAKEYPVLTGIPLVPQSKVFSQCELYTSSNGYQEIDKHKYDKHRKKEKAENCSESTENGGKLSVSPLSSKRLQPVRHKTKTAILTILDNGEVCVEFIKRRNGMEKISEVCRISSDGLRIILYKPTSLTNIGNLPLPLPTRGADSIYSYENLPAHHHKKYIYASRFIKLVKAKTPKLTMYTERSKCQFMENGPHPNCEIHFYDGVKIERVDGIVKIMERSDGSTYVEGEFPSHLDTYYEHYSECYQRCLLIESTLTSLETATGYSCFPILIGRKPNAALSDSPCLRGKENVSQATNNAPVMPSFDASSVISTVASRSRKMNSIRNIGNSFCKVSIPGIGTATKLSSGDIHVDYRDGSTLTVSPQSNGNDIIYKGNNGMVIKYNQNYQQNVEVPHIVKEKLCHLPGVIKYFAQPKSKNIR; this is translated from the exons ATGACTCGAAGGCCGGTAATGCCATCGCTATCGGGGGTTTTTGGTGAACAAATAGAG GACTACGAAGTATTAAACTTACTTGGGAAAGGGGGTTTTGCTAGTGTATATAGAGCAAAATGTTTGCGCAGTGGTATAGAAGTCGCAATAAAAATG ATCGACAAAAAATTGATGCAAGCTGCTGGGATGGTGGATAGAGTGGGTCAAGAAATAGCAATTCATTCGAAATTAAAGAACCCAGCTATTCTTGAACTGTACACAGTTTTCCAAGATGCTAATTATGTTTATTTGGTATTAGAATTGTGTCATAATGGAGAACTTCAACGTTATCTTAAAATGCAAGGCTCTCGTGCATTGTCTGAAGCACAAGCTGGTCATATAATTAGTCAAGTAGTGCAAGGATTATTATATTTACACTCATACCAGATACTTCACAGAGATATGTCTTTGTCGAATTTGCTTCTGACTAAGGACATGCAAGTG AAAATAGCAGATTTTGGTCTAGCTACCCAATTAACAAGGCCTGATGAAAAACACTTAACCATGTGTGGTACTCCTAATTATATATCACCTGAG ATAGCAACAAGGTCATCACATGGTTTGGAAGCAGATGTATGGAGTTTAGGATGCATGCTATATACTCTATTAGTTGGCAAACCTCCATTTGATACAGATGCTGTTAAAAGCACTTTAACACGTGTGGTGATGGCTGATTATATCATGCCAGCTCATTTATCGGATAATGCTAAAGACCTAATAGAtaagttattaaaaaaaaatccaaAAGATAGAATCCGCTTGCGTGATATTCCGAAACATCCGTTTATcactaatataaaaaaaaataaattatacaac GAAAAGAATAATATGAACAAAGGATTATTGGGAGATGGTATCGTTGATTCAGGGGTTGGAAGAACATTATCTTCATATGGAAAGCCAAGAATGCGTTGTAGGTCGGAAGAGAGAATATCATCAACGCCCATTATGTCTAGTGCCCTTGGACCTATGTTTAGCGCGAAAAGTGATCCTTCATCTGAGCCTGTTGTAAGAATGCATTCACAAAGAACAAATGGTATAAATTATCGCGCTAAAGAATATCCCGTATTAACTGGAATACCATTAGTACCACAAAGTAAAGTTTTCTCACAATGTGAGCTCTATACCAGTTCCAATGGATATCAAGAAATTGACAAACACAAGTATGATAAAcataggaagaaagaaaaagctgAAAACTGTTCTGAAAGTACagaaaacggtggaaaattaTCAGTCTCACCTTTGTCATCTAAAAGATTGCAACCTGTGAGACATAAGACAAAAACTGCAATTCTTACTATTCTAGATAATGGCGAAGTTTGCGTCGAGTTTATTAAACGTAGAAATGGCATG GAAAAAATAAGTGAAGTGTGTCGAATATCGAGTGATGGTTTAAGAATTATTCTCTACAAACCAACATCATTAACGAATATTGGTAATTTACCACTCCCTTTACCGACTCGTGGGGCAGATAGCATTTATTCATACGAAAATTTACCTGCTCATCATCATAAAAAGTACATATATGCTTCTCGTTTCATAAAACTTGTAAAAGCAAAAACTCCGAAATTAACGATGTACACTGAACGATCAAAATGTCAATTTATGGAAAATGGACCACATCCAAATTGTGAAATTCACTTTTATGATGGCGTAaag ATTGAACGTGTTGATGGTATTGTAAAAATAATGGAAAGGAGTGACGGTTCCACTTATGTCGAGGGTGAATTTCCATCCCATTTAGATACATATTATGAACATTATTCAGAATGTTATCAGCGTTGTTTGTTGATAGAGTCTACTTTAACATCTTTAGAAACAGCTACAGGATATTCCTGCTTTCCTATTCTTATTGGACGTAAGCCTAATGCGGCTTTAAGTGATTCTCCTTGTTTACGAGGAAAAGAGAATGTTTCACAAGCAACGAACAATGCACCTGTC ATGCCGTCTTTTGATGCTAGTTCTGTTATTTCGACGGTAGCATCGCGGTCACGAAAAATGAATTCTATACGAAATATTGGTAATAGTTTTTGTAAAGTATCGATTCCAGGTATAGGTACTGCGACAAAATTATCTTCTGGAGATATTCATGTTGATTACAGAGATGGTTCTACTTTAACT gtaAGTCCTCAGAGCAATGGCAATGATATAATCTATAAAGGTAATAATGGTatggttataaaatataatcagaaTTATCAACAAAACGTGGAAGTACCACATAttgttaaagaaaaattatgCCACCTACCTGGAGTTATTAAATACTTTGCTCAACCGAAGAGTAAGAACATCCGGTAG
- the LOC126918801 gene encoding serine/threonine-protein kinase PLK4 isoform X4, translating to MIDKKLMQAAGMVDRVGQEIAIHSKLKNPAILELYTVFQDANYVYLVLELCHNGELQRYLKMQGSRALSEAQAGHIISQVVQGLLYLHSYQILHRDMSLSNLLLTKDMQVKIADFGLATQLTRPDEKHLTMCGTPNYISPEIATRSSHGLEADVWSLGCMLYTLLVGKPPFDTDAVKSTLTRVVMADYIMPAHLSDNAKDLIDKLLKKNPKDRIRLRDIPKHPFITNIKKNKLYNEKNNMNKGLLGDGIVDSGVGRTLSSYGKPRMRCRSEERISSTPIMSSALGPMFSAKSDPSSEPVVRMHSQRTNGINYRAKEYPVLTGIPLVPQSKVFSQCELYTSSNGYQEIDKHKYDKHRKKEKAENCSESTENGGKLSVSPLSSKRLQPVRHKTKTAILTILDNGEVCVEFIKRRNGMEKISEVCRISSDGLRIILYKPTSLTNIGNLPLPLPTRGADSIYSYENLPAHHHKKYIYASRFIKLVKAKTPKLTMYTERSKCQFMENGPHPNCEIHFYDGVKIERVDGIVKIMERSDGSTYVEGEFPSHLDTYYEHYSECYQRCLLIESTLTSLETATGYSCFPILIGRKPNAALSDSPCLRGKENVSQATNNAPVMPSFDASSVISTVASRSRKMNSIRNIGNSFCKVSIPGIGTATKLSSGDIHVDYRDGSTLTVSPQSNGNDIIYKGNNGMVIKYNQNYQQNVEVPHIVKEKLCHLPGVIKYFAQPKSKNIR from the exons ATG ATCGACAAAAAATTGATGCAAGCTGCTGGGATGGTGGATAGAGTGGGTCAAGAAATAGCAATTCATTCGAAATTAAAGAACCCAGCTATTCTTGAACTGTACACAGTTTTCCAAGATGCTAATTATGTTTATTTGGTATTAGAATTGTGTCATAATGGAGAACTTCAACGTTATCTTAAAATGCAAGGCTCTCGTGCATTGTCTGAAGCACAAGCTGGTCATATAATTAGTCAAGTAGTGCAAGGATTATTATATTTACACTCATACCAGATACTTCACAGAGATATGTCTTTGTCGAATTTGCTTCTGACTAAGGACATGCAAGTG AAAATAGCAGATTTTGGTCTAGCTACCCAATTAACAAGGCCTGATGAAAAACACTTAACCATGTGTGGTACTCCTAATTATATATCACCTGAG ATAGCAACAAGGTCATCACATGGTTTGGAAGCAGATGTATGGAGTTTAGGATGCATGCTATATACTCTATTAGTTGGCAAACCTCCATTTGATACAGATGCTGTTAAAAGCACTTTAACACGTGTGGTGATGGCTGATTATATCATGCCAGCTCATTTATCGGATAATGCTAAAGACCTAATAGAtaagttattaaaaaaaaatccaaAAGATAGAATCCGCTTGCGTGATATTCCGAAACATCCGTTTATcactaatataaaaaaaaataaattatacaac GAAAAGAATAATATGAACAAAGGATTATTGGGAGATGGTATCGTTGATTCAGGGGTTGGAAGAACATTATCTTCATATGGAAAGCCAAGAATGCGTTGTAGGTCGGAAGAGAGAATATCATCAACGCCCATTATGTCTAGTGCCCTTGGACCTATGTTTAGCGCGAAAAGTGATCCTTCATCTGAGCCTGTTGTAAGAATGCATTCACAAAGAACAAATGGTATAAATTATCGCGCTAAAGAATATCCCGTATTAACTGGAATACCATTAGTACCACAAAGTAAAGTTTTCTCACAATGTGAGCTCTATACCAGTTCCAATGGATATCAAGAAATTGACAAACACAAGTATGATAAAcataggaagaaagaaaaagctgAAAACTGTTCTGAAAGTACagaaaacggtggaaaattaTCAGTCTCACCTTTGTCATCTAAAAGATTGCAACCTGTGAGACATAAGACAAAAACTGCAATTCTTACTATTCTAGATAATGGCGAAGTTTGCGTCGAGTTTATTAAACGTAGAAATGGCATG GAAAAAATAAGTGAAGTGTGTCGAATATCGAGTGATGGTTTAAGAATTATTCTCTACAAACCAACATCATTAACGAATATTGGTAATTTACCACTCCCTTTACCGACTCGTGGGGCAGATAGCATTTATTCATACGAAAATTTACCTGCTCATCATCATAAAAAGTACATATATGCTTCTCGTTTCATAAAACTTGTAAAAGCAAAAACTCCGAAATTAACGATGTACACTGAACGATCAAAATGTCAATTTATGGAAAATGGACCACATCCAAATTGTGAAATTCACTTTTATGATGGCGTAaag ATTGAACGTGTTGATGGTATTGTAAAAATAATGGAAAGGAGTGACGGTTCCACTTATGTCGAGGGTGAATTTCCATCCCATTTAGATACATATTATGAACATTATTCAGAATGTTATCAGCGTTGTTTGTTGATAGAGTCTACTTTAACATCTTTAGAAACAGCTACAGGATATTCCTGCTTTCCTATTCTTATTGGACGTAAGCCTAATGCGGCTTTAAGTGATTCTCCTTGTTTACGAGGAAAAGAGAATGTTTCACAAGCAACGAACAATGCACCTGTC ATGCCGTCTTTTGATGCTAGTTCTGTTATTTCGACGGTAGCATCGCGGTCACGAAAAATGAATTCTATACGAAATATTGGTAATAGTTTTTGTAAAGTATCGATTCCAGGTATAGGTACTGCGACAAAATTATCTTCTGGAGATATTCATGTTGATTACAGAGATGGTTCTACTTTAACT gtaAGTCCTCAGAGCAATGGCAATGATATAATCTATAAAGGTAATAATGGTatggttataaaatataatcagaaTTATCAACAAAACGTGGAAGTACCACATAttgttaaagaaaaattatgCCACCTACCTGGAGTTATTAAATACTTTGCTCAACCGAAGAGTAAGAACATCCGGTAG